A DNA window from Hevea brasiliensis isolate MT/VB/25A 57/8 unplaced genomic scaffold, ASM3005281v1 Scaf7, whole genome shotgun sequence contains the following coding sequences:
- the LOC131177695 gene encoding mitogen-activated protein kinase kinase kinase 20-like codes for MAPVISVVVISSSSSSTPRKPKHDSKWYAMIKRRNAFKTKKKTPVVCFERATTLEASHGLSWVRVCLLGKGGFGSVFYAKTRTTINQGTHLPSQLAVKSTIMDQSSSLQHEKQVLCDLTSSPYVVRCYGDEVTYIANGVKVYNLLLEYCSGLSLERQIRLSGFGLADSDVKYYSRDVLQGLKYIHCRGYIHCDIKPDNILLVPGSGERKGTFVAKLADFGLAKAVDEECHDLSGTTRYMSPELVRDKKIGYATDIWAFGCAVLEMLTGKPAWEYSEVEDLLWVIGYTDELPQIPSNVSEDAKDFLSRCFVRTAAHRWSADCLLEHPFLSVN; via the coding sequence ATGGCGCCCGTCATCTCCGTGGTGGTCAtatcctcctcctcctcttctaCTCCAAGGAAGCCAAAACATGATTCTAAATGGTACGCAATGATCAAGCGACGCAATGCTTTTAAGACGAAAAAGAAGACTCCAGTCGTTTGTTTCgaaagggctacaactttggaagCCTCTCATGGGCTTTCATGGGTTCGAGTGTGCTTGCTTGGCAAAGGAGGATTTGGTTCTGTCTTTTATGCTAAAACAAGAACAACCATAAATCAGGGAACTCATCTTCCTTCTCAATTGGCAGTCAAATCTACAATTATGGATCAATCATCTTCATTACAGCATGAGAAACAAGTTCTCTGTGATCTTACTTCCAGTCCGTACGTGGTTCGTTGTTACGGAGACGAAGTCACGTATATAGCTAATGGGGTGAAAGTATATAACTTACTCTTGGAGTACTGTTCGGGACTTAGCTTAGAACGGCAAATAAGATTATCAGGTTTTGGGTTGGCTGATTCTGATGTTAAGTATTATTCAAGAGACGTTCTTCAAGGGTTGAAGTACATTCACTGTCGTGGCTACATCCATTGCGATATCAAGCCGGACAACATTTTGCTGGTGCCTGGTAGTGGAGAAAGGAAGGGAACTTTTGTAGCAAAGCTTGCGGACTTCGGATTGGCTAAGGCAGTGGATGAAGAGTGCCATGATTTGAGCGGCACAACCAGATATATGTCTCCAGAATTGGTGAGAGATAAAAAGATTGGGTATGCTACAGACATTTGGGCCTTTGGATGTGCTGTGTTGGAGATGCTAACTGGAAAACCAGCCTGGGAGTATTCAGAAGTTGAAGATCTTCTGTGGGTGATTGGATATACAGATGAACTGCCTCAAATACCCAGTAATGTATCAGAAGATGCAAAGGATTTCCTGAGCCGATGTTTTGTTCGTACTGCTGCTCATAGATGGTCTGCTGATTGCTTACTAGAGCATCCTTTCCTTTCTGTGAACTAG
- the LOC131177653 gene encoding uncharacterized protein LOC131177653, with protein sequence MKLKATRITLPLRGTPIHAPSASVPSFKNPISIPVSTENLSIIYGYDGSSFQMQYINDNFELSSFFSKAHKYRLKCYYIESGILSNIVNALRYWKSRKCLQPNRWLQSWLRIEIQALLQEEDVEIIVHHMLGVVDSFLRRGDQSHPMRTPETKQGEFKNLVSDAARPFLAARTERFVNEMELFLASGFNIEAYDEVYMQ encoded by the exons ATGAAGCTAAAAGCAACGAGAATCACTCTTCCTCTTCGCGGGACTCCAATCCATGCCCCATCTGCCTCGGTCCCTTCCTTCAAGAATCCTATCTCGATTCCTGTCTCC ACAGAAAACCTTTCAATAATTTATGGATATGATGGAAGTTCATTCCAAATGCAGTatataaatgacaattttgagCTTAG ttctTTCTTTTCAAAAGCTCACAAGTATAGATTAAAATGCTATTATATTGAATCAG GTATCTTGAGCAATATAGTTAACGCATTGCGATATTGGAAGTCCCGTAAGTGTCTTCAACCAAATCGGTGGCTGCAAAGTTGGTTGAGAATAGAAATTCAGGCTCTTTTGCAG GAAGAGGATGTTGAAATTATTGTACACCATATGCTTGGTGTGGTTGATTCATTCTTGAGAAG GGGTGATCAATCTCATCCAATGAGAACACCTGAAACAAAACAAGGAGAGTTCAAGAATCTAGTCTCTGATGCAGCAAGGCCTTTTCTAGCAGCAAGAACAGAACGATTCGTGAATGAGATGGAATTGTTTCTTGCTTCAGGTTTCAACATTGAAGCCTATGATGAAGTATACATGCAGTAG